A window of the Helianthus annuus cultivar XRQ/B chromosome 4, HanXRQr2.0-SUNRISE, whole genome shotgun sequence genome harbors these coding sequences:
- the LOC110937591 gene encoding pentatricopeptide repeat-containing protein At5g28460 — MKKTPISASKQYIHSLLKPYKPSTTTHFRRFSVAPDSPQPPSQELTQPIITQITTTDNWTTNTTLNQQILSLTPQSLIKIAREFQTSTKALNFFNFIRENENPSLSLHPPPLDSIFQTVIQLAIREGDYASIVGLFNLSKEVKVSLTNHSAIRLISYFSCLNKVQDSMLVYDNLDPDVKNTNVRNIVLDLLLKSERFDDARQLLDEMLEPDAKFPPNEITLNIVFPVLLRRDWGNRTDDFIGLVPKFGVHGVFPNKLLLTKLITKLCRSCRNEKAWDLLHELMKFGKVEAAPCNALLSGLARERDYKKINVLLKEMKENEIKPDIVTYGMVVNHLCKSRRVDEALDMFKQMKEGSDGISVKPDVILYNTLIDGLCKVGRQEEGAALMKQMRLEDNCIPNVVTYNCLIDGFCKSGEIERSQELFDEMNNEGVDPNVITINTLVDGMCKHGRIGNAMEFFRKMQEEKGIKGNAVTYSTLISAFCSVNNIEKAMALFDEMESVGSPDALAYYSLISGLTLAGRPDDASFIASKMKKAGFQMDLVSYNTLIGGFCRKKKLDKAVEILKDMEENGVKADGVTYNTLISYFSQHGDFESAHKFLKQMIIDGNVPTVVTYGTLIHAYCLAGNLDEALDIFDKMLVSSKVPPNTVIYNVLIESLCKRGKIDHALSLMDGMVQKGVRSNTTTYNAMLKGLSSKNRLQEALRLMDQMTNQACNPDYVTLEILNDWLDAVGEIEKLRMFVQGYQVSSVAATT; from the coding sequence ATGAAGAAGACACCAATCTCTGCATCCAAACAATACATTCACTCTCTTCTTAAACCCTATAAACCTTCCACAACCACCCATTTCCGTCGCTTCTCCGTCGCACCGGACTCACCACAACCACCGTCACAAGAATTAACACAACCCATAATCACCCAGATCACCACCACCGACAATTGGACAACAAACACCactctcaatcaacaaatcctcTCATTAACCCCTCAATCTCTCATCAAAATCGCTCGTGAGTTTCAAACTTCAACTAAAGCTCTTAACTTTTTCAATTTCATTCGTGAAAATGAAAACCCCTCTTTGTCTCTACACCCACCTCCGTTAGATTCTATATTTCAAACTGTTATTCAGCTTGCAATACGTGAAGGTGATTATGCTTCCATTGTTGGTTTGTTTAATCTTTCAAAGGAAGTTAAAGTTTCCCTCACAAACCACTCAGCAATCAGGTTAATTAGTTACTTTTCTTGTTTAAATAAGGTTCAAGATTCGATGTTAGTGTATGATAATTTAGACCCAGATGTGAAAAACACTAATGTGAGAAACATAGTACTTGATTTGTTGTTGAAATCCGAAAGGTTTGACGATGCACGCCAACTGCTCGACGAAATGCTTGAACCGGATGCTAAGTTTCCGCCTAATGAGATAACGTTAAACATTGTGTTTCCGGTCTTGTTGAGACGTGATTGGGGAAACCGGACTGATGATTTCATTGGTTTGGTTCCGAAATTTGGGGTACACGGTGTGTTTCCTAATAAACTTTTGCTGACTAAATTGATCACCAAGTTATGTAGGAGTTGTAGAAATGAGAAAGCTTGGGATTTGTTGCATGAATTGATGAAGTTTGGGAAGGTCGAAGCTGCACCGTGTAACGCCCTTTTATCAGGGTTGGCGAGAGAGCGAGACTACAAAAAGATAAACGTGTTGTTAAAAGAGATGAAGGAGAATGAGATCAAGCCTGATATTGTGACGTACGGGATGGTCGTGAATCACTTGTGCAAGTCTCGTAGAGTGGACGAGGCGTTGGATATGTTTAAACAGATGAAGGAAGGAAGCGATGGGATCTCCGTTAAACCTGATGTGATTCTTTACAATACGCTGATTGACGGTTTATGCAAAGTAGGAAGGCAAGAAGAAGGTGCAGCGTTGATGAAACAAATGCGTTTAGAAGATAATTGTATCCCTAATGTTGTAACCTACAACTGTTTGATTGACGGGTTTTGTAAATCCGGTGAAATCGAACGGTCTCAAGAGCTGTTCGATGAGATGAACAACGAGGGTGTAGATCCAAACGTGATTACAATAAACACTTTGGTGGATGGAATGTGTAAACACGGAAGAATCGGTAACGCAATGGAATTTTTTAGGAAAATGCAAGAAGAAAAGGGGATTAAAGGGAACGCGGTTACATACTCTACGTTAATTTCCGCTTTTTGCAGTGTTAATAATATTGAAAAAGCGATGGCATTGTTTGATGAAATGGAATCCGTTGGCTCTCCTGATGCGCTTGCGTACTACAGCTTAATTTCCGGTTTGACTTTAGCTGGAAGACCGGACGATGCTAGTTTTATCGCTTCAAAAATGAAAAAAGCCGGATTCCAAATGGATCTTGTATCCTACAACACTTTAATAGGGGGATTTTGTAGAAAAAAGAAACTCGATAAAGCGGTTGAAATCCTTAAAGATATGGAAGAAAATGGAGTGAAAGCAGATGGTGTCACTTACAATACTCTAATTTCGTATTTTAGTCAACACGGGGATTTCGAATCTGCTCATAAGTTTTTAAAACAAATGATAATTGACGGGAATGTCCCTACAGTAGTCACATACGGTACTCTGATTCACGCGTATTGTCTAGCTGGAAATCTCGACGAGGCTTTGGATATCTTCGATAAGATGCTCGTATCATCAAAGGTTCCTCCGAATACGgttatatataatgtattaatcGAGTCTCTTTGTAAGCGTGGGAAAATAGATCATGCTCTTTCGTTAATGGACGGGATGGTCCAAAAGGGTGTTAGATCGAATACTACCACGTATAATGCAATGCTTAAGGGGCTTTCGAGTAAAAATAGGTTGCAAGAAGCACTTAGACTTATGGATCAGATGACGAATCAGGCGTGTAATCCTGATTATGTCACGTTGGAGATTTTAAACGACTGGCTTGATGCCGTTGGAGAGATTGAGAAGTTGAGGATGTTTGTACAAGGATATCAAGTGTCCTCTGTTGCGGCAACTACATAG